Proteins from a genomic interval of Candidatus Binatia bacterium:
- a CDS encoding Fic family protein, with protein sequence MESTTETLIEIVGTPYCLTAQFVQQAEEIVERVRDLRANGSLDRAALKEIYGFFRIRNIYNSNAIEGNVLDLGETRMVVEQGLTLTGKPLRDQAEAKNLSAALDLLEDLASSQVRPITEADIRQLHALILKDINDENAGRYRTISVEISGSQYKPPNPTAVPQEMESFGRWLSATSVPSDRFPSLEGLTSALVAHTWFVTIHPFIDGNGRVARLLLNLLLMRYGFPIAIITREDRVRYYDALEDAQTSSLTAFVELVLECEQESIEEYEKAVANQQQRQDWARSVAARFSNEALVRETNGYEVWKSAMELLRSYFRQTTALLNEAVRLGHVYFNDFGMLEFEKYLSLMQGESAKRTWLFRIDFVQHFGTGESRNARYLFFFSSPSRQLRARNCQVTVFVAREDPPGSFNYTRLEQITAPNVPDLVELGYEPKDEVFVARFRFGQIATGKLEDIGRNFIEQVISKHF encoded by the coding sequence ATGGAAAGCACTACGGAAACGCTTATAGAGATTGTTGGCACACCTTATTGCCTAACAGCCCAGTTTGTACAACAAGCTGAAGAGATTGTAGAGCGCGTTCGCGATCTTCGGGCCAATGGGTCGCTTGATCGAGCGGCGCTCAAAGAAATATACGGCTTTTTCCGCATTCGCAACATCTATAATTCCAACGCCATCGAAGGAAATGTCCTCGATCTTGGCGAGACGCGAATGGTAGTAGAACAGGGTCTCACGCTTACGGGTAAGCCGCTCCGTGATCAGGCTGAAGCTAAAAACCTTTCGGCGGCGCTAGATCTGCTCGAAGATCTGGCCAGTTCTCAGGTGCGACCGATTACCGAAGCAGACATTCGACAGTTGCACGCGCTCATACTCAAAGACATCAACGATGAGAACGCTGGAAGATATCGAACGATTTCGGTCGAAATCTCCGGCTCTCAGTATAAGCCCCCGAATCCGACGGCGGTTCCACAGGAAATGGAATCCTTTGGGAGGTGGTTGAGCGCGACATCGGTTCCGAGTGATCGGTTTCCTTCGCTAGAAGGCCTCACCTCAGCGCTCGTTGCTCACACCTGGTTCGTTACGATTCACCCTTTCATCGACGGTAACGGCAGGGTGGCCAGACTGCTTCTAAATCTATTGCTGATGAGATACGGGTTTCCGATCGCGATCATTACGCGCGAGGATCGGGTCCGATATTACGATGCGCTGGAAGATGCTCAAACTTCTAGCCTAACGGCATTCGTCGAACTCGTTCTTGAATGCGAGCAAGAAAGCATCGAGGAGTACGAAAAGGCAGTCGCCAATCAGCAGCAGAGACAGGACTGGGCCCGTTCGGTAGCTGCGCGATTTTCCAATGAAGCGCTGGTTCGCGAAACGAATGGATACGAGGTCTGGAAGAGCGCTATGGAACTGTTGCGTAGTTATTTCAGGCAGACCACGGCACTACTTAATGAAGCAGTTCGGTTGGGTCACGTTTACTTCAACGATTTCGGCATGCTCGAATTTGAGAAATACCTGAGTTTGATGCAGGGTGAATCTGCAAAAAGGACCTGGCTATTCCGGATCGATTTCGTGCAGCATTTCGGTACAGGTGAATCTCGCAACGCTCGTTATCTCTTTTTCTTTAGCTCGCCTAGCAGGCAACTCCGCGCGCGAAACTGCCAAGTAACTGTGTTTGTGGCACGGGAAGACCCGCCGGGTTCCTTCAACTACACGCGACTCGAACAGATAACCGCGCCAAATGTTCCGGACCTTGTCGAGTTAGGGTACGAACCGAAGGACGAAGTATTTGTAGCGCGGTTCCGATTCGGTCAAATAGCGACTGGCAAGTTGGAAGACATTGGTCGGAATTTCATCGAGCAAGTTATTAGCAAACATTTTTAA